The following coding sequences lie in one Lysobacter capsici genomic window:
- a CDS encoding DUF3224 domain-containing protein: MPQIEGPFNVKLSPQPVHEEAEGKFGRMSIDKQFHGELEAASRGEMLAAMTAVKGSAGYAALEKVEGTLAGRSGSFLLLHRGLMDRGTPDLSVTVVPDSGSGELSGLTGRMKIEIREGGAHFYVFDYELPPIS; encoded by the coding sequence ATGCCGCAGATCGAAGGCCCGTTCAACGTCAAACTGAGCCCGCAGCCGGTCCACGAAGAGGCCGAAGGCAAGTTCGGGCGCATGTCGATCGACAAGCAGTTCCACGGCGAACTCGAAGCCGCCAGCCGCGGCGAAATGCTCGCGGCGATGACCGCGGTCAAGGGCTCGGCCGGTTATGCCGCGCTGGAAAAAGTCGAGGGCACCCTGGCCGGGCGCAGCGGCAGCTTTCTGTTGTTGCATCGCGGGCTGATGGATCGCGGCACGCCGGACCTCAGCGTGACCGTGGTGCCCGACTCGGGCAGCGGCGAACTCAGCGGGTTGACCGGCCGCATGAAGATCGAGATCCGCGAGGGCGGGGCGCATTTCTATGTGTTCGATTACGAGCTGCCGCCGATTTCGTGA
- a CDS encoding DUF418 domain-containing protein has translation MPSSSRDAQRIEHLDALRGFALFGILMVNIGVFASPWFGLGAPDPAFDAPSDRLTHGLIAALFEMKFYLLFSFLFGYSFQLQLDSARRADAAFVPRMARRLLGLWSIGLAHALLLFHGDILSTYAVLGLLLLAMRDIPEQLALRRASGLIGLTAAVWGGLALLLWIDGDAGSAQVATLSQAAQTTQSRFTGDPGQVIDARLRELGSTAIVLACLQAPCALAMFLFGLIAGRRQLLARLDRYRPLMRRVRRYGLGIGLPAALVFAAITVFAPGGPLELLALALSVLTAPWLSLAYAAWAMAVFDGVHGRRAVAALAPAGRMALSNYLLQSLVCALVFTGYGFGMMGRVSPLGCVAIAIALFGAQLSLSRWWLRQHAYGPIEWLLRALTIGHWPRLRKDLPDSR, from the coding sequence ATGCCTTCCTCGTCCCGCGATGCGCAGCGCATCGAGCATCTCGACGCCCTGCGCGGATTCGCCCTGTTCGGCATCCTCATGGTCAACATCGGCGTGTTCGCCTCGCCCTGGTTCGGCCTGGGCGCGCCCGATCCGGCCTTCGATGCGCCGTCGGACCGCCTCACACACGGGCTGATCGCCGCGCTGTTCGAGATGAAATTCTATCTGCTGTTCTCGTTCCTGTTCGGCTACAGCTTCCAGCTGCAGCTCGATTCGGCGCGACGCGCGGACGCGGCGTTCGTGCCGCGCATGGCCCGGCGTCTGCTCGGTCTGTGGTCGATCGGCCTGGCCCATGCGCTGCTGTTGTTTCATGGCGACATTCTGAGCACCTACGCCGTGCTCGGCCTGCTGCTGTTGGCGATGCGCGATATCCCCGAACAGCTCGCGCTGCGCCGCGCCAGCGGCTTGATCGGCCTGACCGCCGCGGTCTGGGGCGGGCTGGCGTTGCTGCTGTGGATCGACGGCGACGCCGGCAGCGCGCAGGTCGCGACACTTTCGCAAGCCGCACAGACAACGCAGTCGAGATTCACCGGCGATCCGGGCCAGGTGATCGATGCCCGCCTGCGCGAACTGGGCTCGACGGCCATCGTGCTGGCCTGCCTGCAGGCACCGTGCGCGCTGGCGATGTTCCTGTTCGGGCTGATCGCCGGCCGGCGCCAGTTGCTCGCGCGGCTGGATCGCTATCGACCCTTGATGCGACGCGTGCGGCGATACGGGCTGGGCATCGGCCTGCCCGCGGCGCTGGTGTTCGCGGCGATCACCGTGTTCGCGCCGGGCGGGCCGCTGGAACTGCTCGCGCTCGCGCTGAGCGTGTTGACCGCGCCCTGGCTGAGCCTGGCCTACGCCGCCTGGGCGATGGCCGTGTTCGACGGCGTACACGGCCGCCGCGCGGTGGCGGCGTTGGCGCCGGCCGGACGCATGGCGCTGTCGAATTATCTGCTGCAGTCGCTGGTGTGCGCGCTGGTGTTCACCGGCTATGGCTTTGGAATGATGGGACGGGTTTCGCCGCTGGGCTGCGTAGCGATCGCGATCGCGTTGTTCGGCGCGCAGTTGTCGCTGAGCCGCTGGTGGCTGCGACAGCACGCGTATGGGCCGATCGAATGGCTGTTGCGCGCGCTGACCATCGGCCACTGGCCGCGACTGCGCAAAGACCTGCCGGATTCGCGATGA
- a CDS encoding lipid A deacylase LpxR family protein translates to MRSIALPLCVLFAAAVVQSGQARADGREACTNGHTRLPPTVNLRLDNDLFGGQDQGYSNGVQLTLVSPNLADYTDDPCIPRLARWINRHLDALQPEGFEQRNMIATFAQGIFTPTDFSRHELIPDDRPYAAALLFGLGYNARNGDYLQTTQLQFGIVGPSALGKQVQDAVHKALGDETFKGWDNQLHDEPVFRIAHERMNRYSAGDAHNGAWGWDAITHYGGSFGNLTTYANLGAELRFGLRLPDDFGSTPLRPAGENTAPTQHYNTGNRPFAAHVFVTSDVRWVLRDITLDGNTFRDSHSVDKRSFVGEVGYGVALMRGRWKLALARYHRTREFDGQKQTPVFGSVTVSRAF, encoded by the coding sequence ATGCGTTCCATCGCTTTGCCGCTGTGCGTTTTGTTCGCCGCCGCTGTCGTGCAATCCGGCCAAGCCCGCGCCGACGGCCGCGAAGCCTGCACCAACGGCCACACGCGCCTGCCGCCCACGGTCAACCTGCGCCTGGACAACGATCTGTTCGGCGGCCAGGACCAGGGCTACAGCAACGGCGTGCAGCTGACCCTGGTCTCGCCGAACCTGGCCGATTACACCGACGATCCGTGCATTCCGCGGCTCGCGCGCTGGATCAATCGCCATCTCGATGCGCTGCAGCCGGAAGGCTTCGAGCAGCGCAACATGATCGCCACCTTCGCCCAGGGCATTTTCACCCCGACCGATTTCAGCCGGCACGAACTGATCCCGGACGATCGCCCCTACGCTGCCGCGCTACTGTTCGGGCTGGGCTACAACGCGCGCAACGGCGATTACCTGCAGACCACCCAGTTGCAGTTCGGCATCGTCGGGCCGTCGGCCTTGGGCAAGCAGGTGCAGGACGCGGTCCACAAGGCGCTGGGCGACGAGACCTTCAAGGGCTGGGACAACCAGTTGCACGACGAGCCGGTATTCCGGATCGCCCATGAACGCATGAATCGCTATTCGGCCGGCGACGCGCACAACGGCGCCTGGGGCTGGGATGCGATCACCCATTACGGCGGCAGCTTCGGCAATCTGACCACCTACGCCAACCTCGGCGCGGAACTGCGTTTCGGCCTGCGCCTGCCCGACGATTTCGGCAGCACGCCGCTGCGCCCGGCCGGCGAGAACACCGCGCCGACCCAGCACTACAACACCGGCAACCGGCCGTTCGCCGCGCATGTGTTCGTGACCTCGGACGTGCGCTGGGTGCTGCGCGACATCACCCTCGACGGCAACACCTTCCGCGACAGCCACAGCGTCGACAAGCGCTCGTTCGTGGGCGAGGTCGGTTATGGCGTGGCCTTGATGCGCGGGCGCTGGAAGCTGGCGTTGGCGCGCTATCACCGCACCCGCGAGTTCGACGGGCAGAAGCAGACGCCGGTGTTCGGCAGCGTGACTGTCAGTCGGGCGTTTTGA
- a CDS encoding peptidase domain-containing ABC transporter, producing MSRTRALPVIQQNELAECGLACLAMIAIHHGHDIDLASLRRRFPVSPRGATLARLIKIAGALGFDTRPLRAEIEHLADLQLPCVLHWELNHFVVLKRIARGHAELHDPARGAVSLPLAEFGRHYTGIALELSRKPDFAPMRERQRLSLRALAGHIVGLRRAALQILALALSLEAFTLVLPLAMQWVIDRVLVSGDVELLHLLGIGFLTVVLFQAAITAMRGWLIADLGASLNSQWLANLFGHLMRLPLDFFEKRHVGGVMSRFVSVQAIQQTLTGSFVESLLDGITVVLVLGLLLFYSPPLTALVLAAFALYAGLRWLAFRRLRRLKEEQLIQVAQQQSLLIESIQGVQTIKLGNKQDERRARIANASVEVANREAAISRTTAVFSSLSKLVFGAQRVLLIWICAWLTLQGRFTAGMMVVFVAYADLFATRTGSLIDKLVDLRLLGLHGQRIADIALEAPEPHVHTDYAGPAPQPRIELDGVSFRYAADEPWILRDCSFSIEAGESVAIVGPSGCGKTTLAKLILGLLRPSSGTIRIGGVDIQRYGLAAYRELFGAVMQEDVLFAGSIAQNIAFFDPAANGERIEAAARAARIHADIAAMAMGYETLVGDLGSSLSGGQKQRVLLARALYQQPAILLLDEATSHLDVAREHEINREIASLHITRIVIAHRPDTIRSADRVIALRDGVSESIANKESASPTVSRIHDEIAMAMGKTRLS from the coding sequence ATGAGCCGCACCCGCGCACTGCCGGTGATCCAGCAGAACGAACTGGCCGAATGCGGCCTGGCCTGCCTGGCGATGATCGCGATCCACCACGGCCACGACATCGATCTGGCCAGCCTGCGCCGCCGTTTTCCGGTGTCGCCGCGCGGCGCGACCCTGGCGCGTTTGATCAAGATCGCCGGCGCGCTCGGTTTCGACACCCGCCCGCTGCGCGCCGAGATCGAGCACCTCGCCGATCTGCAGCTGCCTTGCGTGCTGCACTGGGAACTCAATCATTTCGTCGTGCTCAAGCGCATCGCCCGCGGCCACGCCGAACTGCACGACCCGGCGCGAGGCGCGGTATCGCTGCCGCTGGCCGAGTTCGGCCGCCACTACACCGGCATCGCCCTGGAGCTGTCGCGCAAGCCCGATTTCGCGCCGATGCGCGAACGCCAACGGCTGAGCCTGCGCGCACTGGCCGGACATATCGTCGGCCTGCGCCGCGCCGCCCTGCAGATCCTCGCGCTCGCGCTCAGCCTGGAAGCGTTCACCCTGGTGTTGCCGCTGGCGATGCAGTGGGTGATCGACCGGGTGCTGGTCTCGGGCGATGTCGAACTGCTGCATCTGCTCGGCATCGGCTTTCTGACCGTGGTGCTGTTCCAGGCCGCGATCACCGCCATGCGCGGCTGGCTGATCGCCGACCTGGGCGCGTCCTTGAATTCGCAGTGGCTGGCCAATCTGTTCGGCCACCTGATGCGGTTGCCGCTGGATTTCTTCGAGAAGCGCCACGTCGGCGGGGTCATGTCGCGCTTCGTCTCGGTGCAGGCGATCCAGCAGACCTTGACCGGCAGTTTCGTGGAAAGCCTGCTGGATGGAATCACCGTTGTCCTGGTGCTCGGCCTGCTGCTGTTCTACAGCCCACCGCTGACCGCGCTGGTGCTGGCCGCGTTCGCGCTGTACGCCGGCCTGCGCTGGCTCGCGTTCCGGCGCCTGCGCCGGCTCAAGGAAGAACAGCTGATCCAGGTCGCGCAGCAGCAGAGCCTGTTGATCGAATCGATCCAGGGCGTGCAGACGATCAAGCTGGGCAACAAGCAGGACGAACGCCGCGCGCGCATCGCCAACGCCAGCGTCGAGGTCGCCAACCGCGAAGCCGCGATCAGCCGCACCACCGCGGTGTTCTCGTCCTTGTCCAAGCTGGTGTTCGGCGCGCAGCGCGTGCTGCTGATCTGGATCTGCGCCTGGCTGACCCTGCAGGGCCGCTTCACCGCCGGCATGATGGTGGTGTTCGTCGCCTACGCCGATCTGTTCGCGACCCGCACCGGCAGCCTGATCGACAAACTGGTCGATCTGCGCCTGCTCGGCCTGCACGGCCAGCGCATCGCCGATATCGCGCTGGAAGCACCGGAACCGCATGTGCATACCGACTACGCCGGCCCGGCGCCGCAGCCGCGCATCGAACTGGACGGCGTGAGTTTTCGTTATGCCGCCGACGAACCGTGGATCCTGCGCGATTGCAGCTTCAGCATCGAAGCGGGCGAATCGGTCGCGATCGTCGGTCCGTCGGGCTGCGGCAAGACCACTCTGGCCAAGTTGATCCTCGGCCTGCTTCGGCCGAGCAGCGGCACGATCCGCATCGGCGGCGTCGATATCCAGCGTTACGGGCTGGCCGCGTACCGCGAACTGTTCGGCGCGGTAATGCAGGAAGACGTGCTGTTCGCCGGTTCGATCGCGCAGAACATCGCCTTCTTCGATCCGGCCGCAAACGGCGAACGTATCGAGGCCGCCGCACGCGCGGCGCGCATCCACGCCGATATCGCCGCCATGGCGATGGGCTACGAAACCCTGGTCGGCGACCTGGGCTCGTCGCTGTCGGGCGGACAGAAGCAGCGTGTGCTGCTGGCGCGCGCGCTGTACCAGCAACCGGCGATCCTGCTGCTCGACGAAGCCACCAGCCACCTCGACGTGGCGCGCGAACACGAGATCAATCGCGAGATCGCATCGCTGCATATCACCCGCATCGTCATCGCCCATCGACCCGACACGATACGCAGCGCGGACCGCGTGATCGCGCTGCGCGACGGCGTGAGTGAATCGATTGCGAACAAGGAATCCGCATCGCCGACCGTGTCGCGCATTCACGATGAAATTGCGATGGCGATGGGGAAAACACGACTTTCTTAG
- a CDS encoding HlyD family secretion protein, with amino-acid sequence MHEDLFRREMLDARNQRWLGSIRLPVSRMGWPMAALAVAALIALLALLGFGRYTRSESASGQLIPRGGLLNVSAPAGGRIARSHVVEGQTVARGQTLLEISAELDSPALGAGVGQAVGAELALQRERLLADRDAIERERGRDTDSLRQRIIDSQRRIDLADAQLQLRREQAAQAERLSRQVQPLRAAKLLSDVQWQQYETNRIDSLSRVRDAQRERLDAARELADARAALTELPQRLSERRGRIERELADIAQDDARNEGRRRIAVLAPRAGRISGWALTEGQAIGAGQRLFSLQPEHVPLQAELWLPDRAIGLIAAGTPVTLRYPAFPYQTYGLQRGRVAQIARAPLSTHEIRERTGRPADAPAWRVLVDLDRQNVATHALHAQMRVDAELQLERRRLYEFVFAPSGIALPATRGDAR; translated from the coding sequence ATGCACGAAGACCTGTTCAGACGCGAAATGCTCGACGCCAGGAACCAGCGCTGGCTCGGCAGCATCCGCCTGCCGGTATCGCGCATGGGCTGGCCGATGGCTGCGCTCGCGGTGGCGGCCTTGATCGCGTTGCTGGCCCTGCTCGGCTTCGGCCGCTACACCCGCAGCGAAAGCGCGAGCGGTCAATTGATCCCGCGCGGCGGCCTGTTGAACGTGAGCGCGCCGGCCGGCGGCCGCATCGCGCGCAGCCACGTGGTCGAAGGTCAAACCGTCGCGCGCGGCCAAACCTTGCTGGAAATCTCGGCCGAACTCGACAGCCCGGCGCTGGGCGCCGGGGTCGGTCAGGCGGTCGGCGCCGAGCTTGCGCTGCAACGCGAGCGCCTGCTCGCCGACCGCGACGCGATCGAACGCGAACGCGGCCGCGACACCGATTCGCTGCGACAACGCATTATCGACTCGCAACGCCGCATCGACCTGGCCGACGCGCAGTTGCAACTGCGCCGCGAACAAGCCGCGCAGGCCGAGCGCCTGTCGCGGCAGGTGCAACCGCTGCGCGCGGCCAAGCTGCTCAGCGACGTGCAGTGGCAGCAATACGAAACCAACCGCATCGACAGCCTGAGCCGAGTCCGGGACGCGCAACGCGAACGCCTCGACGCCGCGCGCGAACTCGCCGACGCGCGCGCCGCGCTGACCGAGCTGCCGCAACGCCTGAGCGAACGCCGCGGCCGGATCGAACGCGAACTGGCCGACATCGCCCAGGACGACGCCCGCAACGAAGGCCGCCGCCGCATCGCCGTGCTCGCGCCGCGCGCCGGCCGGATCAGCGGCTGGGCGCTGACCGAAGGCCAGGCGATCGGCGCGGGTCAACGCCTGTTCTCGCTGCAGCCCGAACACGTGCCGCTGCAAGCCGAACTGTGGCTGCCCGATCGCGCGATCGGCCTGATCGCGGCTGGCACGCCGGTGACGCTGCGCTATCCGGCGTTTCCTTATCAGACCTACGGCCTGCAGCGCGGACGGGTCGCGCAGATCGCGCGCGCGCCGCTATCGACGCACGAAATCCGCGAACGCACCGGCCGGCCCGCCGATGCGCCGGCCTGGCGCGTGCTGGTCGATCTGGATCGGCAGAACGTCGCGACTCACGCCCTGCACGCGCAGATGCGGGTCGACGCGGAACTGCAACTGGAGCGGCGGCGGTTGTACGAATTCGTGTTCGCGCCGAGCGGGATTGCGCTGCCGGCGACACGAGGTGACGCGCGATGA